From Acipenser ruthenus chromosome 23, fAciRut3.2 maternal haplotype, whole genome shotgun sequence, the proteins below share one genomic window:
- the LOC117414038 gene encoding bone morphogenetic protein 8A isoform X1 has translation MAPSRATGREGHRRSRDGTRVSLPLSLVLLCAFSSLWDACGGSFLSNSLHPSFIDRRLSGREKREMQREILSILGLPGRPRPHLPVRPPSSAPLFMLDLYHAVAPQERDGTGVSWAVQTPPLGDVISEADTVMSFVNVVEQERDPLHPRPYWKEFRFDLTPIPQGEAVTAAEFRIYKAHSYGHRGNRTLHISVYEIVKEHTNRYGRGGSRGHTNRESDLLLLDLQQVHAGDEGWLVFDVATASNRWLLNPRSNLGLRLYVETDEEHSVEPGSVGLVGRKGPRSKQPFMVTFFRQSQPGLRLPRGIRHNRKKHRGRTYDLPHPNKLPGLLDHNHISDGRHVCKRHELYVSFSELGWKDWVIAPQGYSAYYCDGECSYPLGSCMNATNHAIMQLVVHMLKPDEVPKACCAPTKLSPISVLFYDDNNNVILKKHRNMVVKACGCH, from the exons atGGCTCCGAGCAGGGCTACTGGCAGAGAGGGTCACAGGAGGAGCCGCGATGGGACCCGcgtctccctgcccctctccctcgtGCTCCTGTGTGCGTTCAGCTCCCTGTGGGACGCCTGCGGGGGCAGCTTCCTGAGTAACAGCCTGCACCCCAGCTTCATCGACCGTCGGCTGAGCGGCAGGGAGAAGAGGGAGATGCAGCGGGAGATCCTCTCCATCCTGGGGCTCCCCGGCCGTCCCCGACCCCACCTGCCTGTGCGGCCCCCCTCCTCCGCCCCCCTCTTCATGCTGGACCTGTACCACGCTGTGGCCCCCCAGGAGCGGGACGGCACGGGGGTGTCCTGGGCGGTGCAGACACCCCCCCTCGGAGATGTGATCAGTGAGGCCGACACCGTCATGAGCTTCGTCAACGTGG ttGAGCAGGAGCGTGACCCCCTGCACCCCCGCCCCTACTGGAAGGAGTTTCGCTTCGACCTGACCCCCATCCCCCAGGGCGAGGCCGTCACTGCCGCGGAGTTCCGCATCTACAAGGCGCACAGCTACGGTCACCGCGGCAACAGGACCCTGCACATCAGCGTCTACGAGATTGTCAAGGAGCACACCAACCGGTACGGGAGAGGGGGGAGCAGGGGTCATACCAACAG ggaGTCGGACCTCCTCCTGTTGGATCTGCAGCAGGTGCACGCTGGGGATGAAGGGTGGCTGGTGTTTGACGTGGCGACGGCCAGTAACCGCTGGCTGCTGAACCCTCGCAGTAACCTCGGGCTGCGACTGTACGTGGAGACTGACGAGG AGCACAGTGTGGAGCCGGGCTCGGTGGGGCTGGTGGGGAGGAAGGGCCCGCGCTCCAAGCAGCCCTTCATGGTGACGTTCTTCCGACAGAGCCAGCCGGGGCTCCGCCTGCCGCGAGGGATCCGTCACAACCGCAAGAAGCACCGCGGCCGAACATACGACCTGCCGCACCCCAATAAACTACCGGGGCTCCTCG atcacAATCACATCAGTGATGGGAGGCACGTCTGTAAGAGACACGAGCTGTACGTCAGCTTCAGTGAGCTGGGATGGAAG GACTGGGTAATCGCACCCCAGGGGTACTCTGCGTATTACTGTGACGGGGAGTGCTCCTACCCACTCGGATCCTGTATGAACGCCACCAACCACGCCATCATGCAGCTCGTG GTCCACATGCTGAAGCCAGATGAGGTTCCGAAGGCGTGCTGCGCCCCGACCAAGCTGAGCCCGATCTCCGTGCTGTTCTACGACGACAACAACAACGTGATCCTGAAGAAGCACCGGAACATGGTGGTGAAGGCGTGCGGCTGCCACTGA
- the LOC117414038 gene encoding bone morphogenetic protein 8A isoform X2: protein MAPSRATGREGHRRSRDGTRVSLPLSLVLLCAFSSLWDACGGSFLSNSLHPSFIDRRLSGREKREMQREILSILGLPGRPRPHLPVRPPSSAPLFMLDLYHAVAPQERDGTGVSWAVQTPPLGDVISEADTVMSFVNVVEQERDPLHPRPYWKEFRFDLTPIPQGEAVTAAEFRIYKAHSYGHRGNRTLHISVYEIVKEHTNRESDLLLLDLQQVHAGDEGWLVFDVATASNRWLLNPRSNLGLRLYVETDEEHSVEPGSVGLVGRKGPRSKQPFMVTFFRQSQPGLRLPRGIRHNRKKHRGRTYDLPHPNKLPGLLDHNHISDGRHVCKRHELYVSFSELGWKDWVIAPQGYSAYYCDGECSYPLGSCMNATNHAIMQLVVHMLKPDEVPKACCAPTKLSPISVLFYDDNNNVILKKHRNMVVKACGCH, encoded by the exons atGGCTCCGAGCAGGGCTACTGGCAGAGAGGGTCACAGGAGGAGCCGCGATGGGACCCGcgtctccctgcccctctccctcgtGCTCCTGTGTGCGTTCAGCTCCCTGTGGGACGCCTGCGGGGGCAGCTTCCTGAGTAACAGCCTGCACCCCAGCTTCATCGACCGTCGGCTGAGCGGCAGGGAGAAGAGGGAGATGCAGCGGGAGATCCTCTCCATCCTGGGGCTCCCCGGCCGTCCCCGACCCCACCTGCCTGTGCGGCCCCCCTCCTCCGCCCCCCTCTTCATGCTGGACCTGTACCACGCTGTGGCCCCCCAGGAGCGGGACGGCACGGGGGTGTCCTGGGCGGTGCAGACACCCCCCCTCGGAGATGTGATCAGTGAGGCCGACACCGTCATGAGCTTCGTCAACGTGG ttGAGCAGGAGCGTGACCCCCTGCACCCCCGCCCCTACTGGAAGGAGTTTCGCTTCGACCTGACCCCCATCCCCCAGGGCGAGGCCGTCACTGCCGCGGAGTTCCGCATCTACAAGGCGCACAGCTACGGTCACCGCGGCAACAGGACCCTGCACATCAGCGTCTACGAGATTGTCAAGGAGCACACCAACCG ggaGTCGGACCTCCTCCTGTTGGATCTGCAGCAGGTGCACGCTGGGGATGAAGGGTGGCTGGTGTTTGACGTGGCGACGGCCAGTAACCGCTGGCTGCTGAACCCTCGCAGTAACCTCGGGCTGCGACTGTACGTGGAGACTGACGAGG AGCACAGTGTGGAGCCGGGCTCGGTGGGGCTGGTGGGGAGGAAGGGCCCGCGCTCCAAGCAGCCCTTCATGGTGACGTTCTTCCGACAGAGCCAGCCGGGGCTCCGCCTGCCGCGAGGGATCCGTCACAACCGCAAGAAGCACCGCGGCCGAACATACGACCTGCCGCACCCCAATAAACTACCGGGGCTCCTCG atcacAATCACATCAGTGATGGGAGGCACGTCTGTAAGAGACACGAGCTGTACGTCAGCTTCAGTGAGCTGGGATGGAAG GACTGGGTAATCGCACCCCAGGGGTACTCTGCGTATTACTGTGACGGGGAGTGCTCCTACCCACTCGGATCCTGTATGAACGCCACCAACCACGCCATCATGCAGCTCGTG GTCCACATGCTGAAGCCAGATGAGGTTCCGAAGGCGTGCTGCGCCCCGACCAAGCTGAGCCCGATCTCCGTGCTGTTCTACGACGACAACAACAACGTGATCCTGAAGAAGCACCGGAACATGGTGGTGAAGGCGTGCGGCTGCCACTGA
- the LOC117413350 gene encoding homeobox-containing protein 1-like isoform X2: MRCGTPSCGPCPARQWTARDPVLWTLSCASVDGAGPRPVDPVLRVSGRRVPEERPFMRKTAAVPRLPASQAFQLHLNPTDAGMQCCVAEPRYTIEQIALLQRLRLSGMSKPQILHALDSLERLDQEQSHTLPRQPPQCCRNHGNTPATPPTSSSSSLLAPSPSLSPSNEASPPPQGQSFSYDLEEWDVEERVEEYMRRDSSVVKEEIKVFLNNRRISQAIVGQVTGISQSYISQWLLQQGLEMSDPKKRAFYRWYLLERSSPGTTLSLRPLCGPVKEEPEWSGSLGGGVSLRLRRGSRFTWRKECLSVMESFFQENQYPEESKREEIAGACNAVIQKPAGSRLSEFEKVTALKVYNWFANRRKEMKRRANIEAAILESHGIEVHSPSCQSNSDDIEGAELHDTADLTSGNAPQQEPLSLAEQAVTLHSPVLRLANQKAGELKREAVEEE, translated from the exons ATGCGGTGCGGGACCCCGTCCTGTGGACCCTGTCCTGCGCGTCAGTGGACGGCGCGGGACCCTGTCCTGTGGACCCTGTCCTGCGCGTCAGTGGACGGCGCGGGACCCCGTCCTGTGGACCCTGTCCTGCGCGTCAGTGGACGGCGCGTACCTGAGG AGCGTCCCTTTATGAGAAAAACAGCAGCAGTGCCGCGCTTACCTGCTTCTCAAGCCTTCCAGTTACACCTCAACCCCACAG ATGCTGGTATGCAGTGCTGCGTGGCAGAGCCTCGCTACACCATCGAGCAGATTGCCCTGCTGCAGCGACTGCGTCTCTCCGGCATGTCCAAACCCCAGATCCTGCATGCGCTCGACTCCCTGGAGCGACTGGACCAGGAGCAGAGCCACACGCTTCCACGGCAACCGCCCCAGTGCTGCAGGAACCACGGCAACACGCCGGCCACGCCCCCCACCTCTTCATCCTCCTCCCTCctcgccccctccccctccctgtcGCCTAGCAACGAGGCCTCCCCGCCCCCCCAGGGGCAGTCATTCAGCTACGACCTGGAGGAGTGGGATGTAGAGGAGCGAGTGGAGGAGTACATGAG gagggACAGCAGTGTGGTGAAGGAGGAAATCAAAGTCTTTTTAAACAACCGGAGGATCTCTCAAGCCATCGTGGGGCAGGTCACAG GGATCAGTCAGAGCTACATCTCACAGTGGCTGCTGCAGCAGGGGCTGGAGATGAGTGACCCCAAAAAGAGAGCCTTCTACCGCTGGTACCTGCTGGAGCGCAGCAGCCCAG GGACCACGCTGTCTCTACGGCCCCTGTGTGGCCCTGTGAAGGAGGAGCCGGAGTGGAGCGGGAGCCTGGGAGGGGGCGTGTCTTTGAGGCTGCGTCGCGGGAGCCGCTTCACCTGGAGGAAGGAGTGCCTGTCCGTCATGGAGAG CTTCTTCCAGGAGAACCAGTATCCCGAAGAGTCCAAGAGAGAGGAGATCGCTGGAGCCTGCAACGCCGTCATTCAGAAACCAGCCG GCTCCCGGCTGTCAGAGTTCGAGAAGGTCACGGCTCTGAAGGTCTACAACTGGTTTGCAAACCGGAGGAAAGAGATGAAGAGGAGGGCCAATATAG AAGCCGCTATCCTGGAGAGCCACGGAATAGAGGTTCACAGCCCGAGCTGCCAATCAAACAGTGATGACATCGAGGGGGCGGAGTTACACGACACA gctGATCTCACCTCGGGGAACGCCCCCCAGCAGGAGCCCCTCTCATTGGCCGAGCAGGCAGTGACTCTGCACAGCCCGGTCCTGCGGCTGGCCAATCAGAAGGCTGGAGAGCTGAAGAGGGAGGCGGTCGAGGAGGAGTGA
- the LOC117413350 gene encoding homeobox-containing protein 1-like isoform X3 translates to MIRHSNRDNTTQPATFTITTTALPFIHVPGATHTPGEICEPISRRGNRERTVCTQPVIRHHPGDAGMQCCVAEPRYTIEQIALLQRLRLSGMSKPQILHALDSLERLDQEQSHTLPRQPPQCCRNHGNTPATPPTSSSSSLLAPSPSLSPSNEASPPPQGQSFSYDLEEWDVEERVEEYMRRDSSVVKEEIKVFLNNRRISQAIVGQVTGISQSYISQWLLQQGLEMSDPKKRAFYRWYLLERSSPGTTLSLRPLCGPVKEEPEWSGSLGGGVSLRLRRGSRFTWRKECLSVMESFFQENQYPEESKREEIAGACNAVIQKPAGSRLSEFEKVTALKVYNWFANRRKEMKRRANIEAAILESHGIEVHSPSCQSNSDDIEGAELHDTADLTSGNAPQQEPLSLAEQAVTLHSPVLRLANQKAGELKREAVEEE, encoded by the exons ATGATCAGACACAGCAACCGCGATAACACCACACAACCCGCAACATTCACAATCACAACAACAGCACTCCCGTTTATCCACGTCCCGGGAGCGACCCACACTCCAGGTGAAATCTGCGAGCCCATATCGAGAAGGGGAAACAGAGAGAGGACTGTCTGTACACAACCCGTCATCCGGCATCATCCGGGAG ATGCTGGTATGCAGTGCTGCGTGGCAGAGCCTCGCTACACCATCGAGCAGATTGCCCTGCTGCAGCGACTGCGTCTCTCCGGCATGTCCAAACCCCAGATCCTGCATGCGCTCGACTCCCTGGAGCGACTGGACCAGGAGCAGAGCCACACGCTTCCACGGCAACCGCCCCAGTGCTGCAGGAACCACGGCAACACGCCGGCCACGCCCCCCACCTCTTCATCCTCCTCCCTCctcgccccctccccctccctgtcGCCTAGCAACGAGGCCTCCCCGCCCCCCCAGGGGCAGTCATTCAGCTACGACCTGGAGGAGTGGGATGTAGAGGAGCGAGTGGAGGAGTACATGAG gagggACAGCAGTGTGGTGAAGGAGGAAATCAAAGTCTTTTTAAACAACCGGAGGATCTCTCAAGCCATCGTGGGGCAGGTCACAG GGATCAGTCAGAGCTACATCTCACAGTGGCTGCTGCAGCAGGGGCTGGAGATGAGTGACCCCAAAAAGAGAGCCTTCTACCGCTGGTACCTGCTGGAGCGCAGCAGCCCAG GGACCACGCTGTCTCTACGGCCCCTGTGTGGCCCTGTGAAGGAGGAGCCGGAGTGGAGCGGGAGCCTGGGAGGGGGCGTGTCTTTGAGGCTGCGTCGCGGGAGCCGCTTCACCTGGAGGAAGGAGTGCCTGTCCGTCATGGAGAG CTTCTTCCAGGAGAACCAGTATCCCGAAGAGTCCAAGAGAGAGGAGATCGCTGGAGCCTGCAACGCCGTCATTCAGAAACCAGCCG GCTCCCGGCTGTCAGAGTTCGAGAAGGTCACGGCTCTGAAGGTCTACAACTGGTTTGCAAACCGGAGGAAAGAGATGAAGAGGAGGGCCAATATAG AAGCCGCTATCCTGGAGAGCCACGGAATAGAGGTTCACAGCCCGAGCTGCCAATCAAACAGTGATGACATCGAGGGGGCGGAGTTACACGACACA gctGATCTCACCTCGGGGAACGCCCCCCAGCAGGAGCCCCTCTCATTGGCCGAGCAGGCAGTGACTCTGCACAGCCCGGTCCTGCGGCTGGCCAATCAGAAGGCTGGAGAGCTGAAGAGGGAGGCGGTCGAGGAGGAGTGA
- the LOC117413350 gene encoding homeobox-containing protein 1-like isoform X1, protein MIRHSNRDNTTQPATFTITTTALPFIHVPGATHTPGEICEPISRRGNRERTVCTQPVIRHHPGERPFMRKTAAVPRLPASQAFQLHLNPTDAGMQCCVAEPRYTIEQIALLQRLRLSGMSKPQILHALDSLERLDQEQSHTLPRQPPQCCRNHGNTPATPPTSSSSSLLAPSPSLSPSNEASPPPQGQSFSYDLEEWDVEERVEEYMRRDSSVVKEEIKVFLNNRRISQAIVGQVTGISQSYISQWLLQQGLEMSDPKKRAFYRWYLLERSSPGTTLSLRPLCGPVKEEPEWSGSLGGGVSLRLRRGSRFTWRKECLSVMESFFQENQYPEESKREEIAGACNAVIQKPAGSRLSEFEKVTALKVYNWFANRRKEMKRRANIEAAILESHGIEVHSPSCQSNSDDIEGAELHDTADLTSGNAPQQEPLSLAEQAVTLHSPVLRLANQKAGELKREAVEEE, encoded by the exons ATGATCAGACACAGCAACCGCGATAACACCACACAACCCGCAACATTCACAATCACAACAACAGCACTCCCGTTTATCCACGTCCCGGGAGCGACCCACACTCCAGGTGAAATCTGCGAGCCCATATCGAGAAGGGGAAACAGAGAGAGGACTGTCTGTACACAACCCGTCATCCGGCATCATCCGGGAG AGCGTCCCTTTATGAGAAAAACAGCAGCAGTGCCGCGCTTACCTGCTTCTCAAGCCTTCCAGTTACACCTCAACCCCACAG ATGCTGGTATGCAGTGCTGCGTGGCAGAGCCTCGCTACACCATCGAGCAGATTGCCCTGCTGCAGCGACTGCGTCTCTCCGGCATGTCCAAACCCCAGATCCTGCATGCGCTCGACTCCCTGGAGCGACTGGACCAGGAGCAGAGCCACACGCTTCCACGGCAACCGCCCCAGTGCTGCAGGAACCACGGCAACACGCCGGCCACGCCCCCCACCTCTTCATCCTCCTCCCTCctcgccccctccccctccctgtcGCCTAGCAACGAGGCCTCCCCGCCCCCCCAGGGGCAGTCATTCAGCTACGACCTGGAGGAGTGGGATGTAGAGGAGCGAGTGGAGGAGTACATGAG gagggACAGCAGTGTGGTGAAGGAGGAAATCAAAGTCTTTTTAAACAACCGGAGGATCTCTCAAGCCATCGTGGGGCAGGTCACAG GGATCAGTCAGAGCTACATCTCACAGTGGCTGCTGCAGCAGGGGCTGGAGATGAGTGACCCCAAAAAGAGAGCCTTCTACCGCTGGTACCTGCTGGAGCGCAGCAGCCCAG GGACCACGCTGTCTCTACGGCCCCTGTGTGGCCCTGTGAAGGAGGAGCCGGAGTGGAGCGGGAGCCTGGGAGGGGGCGTGTCTTTGAGGCTGCGTCGCGGGAGCCGCTTCACCTGGAGGAAGGAGTGCCTGTCCGTCATGGAGAG CTTCTTCCAGGAGAACCAGTATCCCGAAGAGTCCAAGAGAGAGGAGATCGCTGGAGCCTGCAACGCCGTCATTCAGAAACCAGCCG GCTCCCGGCTGTCAGAGTTCGAGAAGGTCACGGCTCTGAAGGTCTACAACTGGTTTGCAAACCGGAGGAAAGAGATGAAGAGGAGGGCCAATATAG AAGCCGCTATCCTGGAGAGCCACGGAATAGAGGTTCACAGCCCGAGCTGCCAATCAAACAGTGATGACATCGAGGGGGCGGAGTTACACGACACA gctGATCTCACCTCGGGGAACGCCCCCCAGCAGGAGCCCCTCTCATTGGCCGAGCAGGCAGTGACTCTGCACAGCCCGGTCCTGCGGCTGGCCAATCAGAAGGCTGGAGAGCTGAAGAGGGAGGCGGTCGAGGAGGAGTGA
- the LOC117413350 gene encoding homeobox-containing protein 1-like isoform X4, with product MQCCVAEPRYTIEQIALLQRLRLSGMSKPQILHALDSLERLDQEQSHTLPRQPPQCCRNHGNTPATPPTSSSSSLLAPSPSLSPSNEASPPPQGQSFSYDLEEWDVEERVEEYMRRDSSVVKEEIKVFLNNRRISQAIVGQVTGISQSYISQWLLQQGLEMSDPKKRAFYRWYLLERSSPGTTLSLRPLCGPVKEEPEWSGSLGGGVSLRLRRGSRFTWRKECLSVMESFFQENQYPEESKREEIAGACNAVIQKPAGSRLSEFEKVTALKVYNWFANRRKEMKRRANIEAAILESHGIEVHSPSCQSNSDDIEGAELHDTADLTSGNAPQQEPLSLAEQAVTLHSPVLRLANQKAGELKREAVEEE from the exons ATGCAGTGCTGCGTGGCAGAGCCTCGCTACACCATCGAGCAGATTGCCCTGCTGCAGCGACTGCGTCTCTCCGGCATGTCCAAACCCCAGATCCTGCATGCGCTCGACTCCCTGGAGCGACTGGACCAGGAGCAGAGCCACACGCTTCCACGGCAACCGCCCCAGTGCTGCAGGAACCACGGCAACACGCCGGCCACGCCCCCCACCTCTTCATCCTCCTCCCTCctcgccccctccccctccctgtcGCCTAGCAACGAGGCCTCCCCGCCCCCCCAGGGGCAGTCATTCAGCTACGACCTGGAGGAGTGGGATGTAGAGGAGCGAGTGGAGGAGTACATGAG gagggACAGCAGTGTGGTGAAGGAGGAAATCAAAGTCTTTTTAAACAACCGGAGGATCTCTCAAGCCATCGTGGGGCAGGTCACAG GGATCAGTCAGAGCTACATCTCACAGTGGCTGCTGCAGCAGGGGCTGGAGATGAGTGACCCCAAAAAGAGAGCCTTCTACCGCTGGTACCTGCTGGAGCGCAGCAGCCCAG GGACCACGCTGTCTCTACGGCCCCTGTGTGGCCCTGTGAAGGAGGAGCCGGAGTGGAGCGGGAGCCTGGGAGGGGGCGTGTCTTTGAGGCTGCGTCGCGGGAGCCGCTTCACCTGGAGGAAGGAGTGCCTGTCCGTCATGGAGAG CTTCTTCCAGGAGAACCAGTATCCCGAAGAGTCCAAGAGAGAGGAGATCGCTGGAGCCTGCAACGCCGTCATTCAGAAACCAGCCG GCTCCCGGCTGTCAGAGTTCGAGAAGGTCACGGCTCTGAAGGTCTACAACTGGTTTGCAAACCGGAGGAAAGAGATGAAGAGGAGGGCCAATATAG AAGCCGCTATCCTGGAGAGCCACGGAATAGAGGTTCACAGCCCGAGCTGCCAATCAAACAGTGATGACATCGAGGGGGCGGAGTTACACGACACA gctGATCTCACCTCGGGGAACGCCCCCCAGCAGGAGCCCCTCTCATTGGCCGAGCAGGCAGTGACTCTGCACAGCCCGGTCCTGCGGCTGGCCAATCAGAAGGCTGGAGAGCTGAAGAGGGAGGCGGTCGAGGAGGAGTGA
- the LOC117969111 gene encoding peptidyl-prolyl cis-trans isomerase E translates to MASTKRVLYIGGIAEEVDEKVLHAAFIPFGDISDIQIPLDYETEKHRGFAFIEFEMAEDAAAAIDNMNEAELFGRTIRVNIAKPMRIKEGSSRAVWTDDDWLKKFSGKTAEEGEGAEASGDSAQPDTQEGEPPAKKGRANPQVYMDIKIGNKPAGRLRFLLRADIVPMTAENFRCLCTHEKGFGYKGSSFHRIIPQFMCQGGDFTNHNGTGGKSIYGKKFDDENFILKHTAPAQLSMANSGPNSNGSQFFITCDKTDWLDGKHVVFGELMEGLEVLRAMEAQGSKDGKTKQKVIISDCGEYV, encoded by the exons ATGGCGTCCACGAAGCGCGTACTTTACATTG GCGGCATCGCGGAGGAGGTGGATGAGAAGGTGCTCCACGCTGCCTTCATTCCCTTCGGAGACATCTCCGATATCCAGATCCCTCTGGACTACGAGACCG AGAAACACAGAGGCTTTGCGTTCATCGAGTTTGAGATGGCAGAG GATGCTGCAGCTGCTATCGACAACATG AACGAGGCTGAGCTGTTCGGACGGACGATCCGTGTGAATATCGCCAAGCCCATGAGGATTAAGGAGGGCTCCTCCCGGGCAG tGTGGACGGATGATGATTGGCTGAAGAAGTTTTCAGGGAAGACTGCGGAGGAGGGTGAGGGGGCGGAGGCGAGCGGGGACTCCGCCCAGCCTGACACGCAGGAG GGCGAGCCCCCAGCTAAGAAAGGCCGTGCAAACCCGCAGGTCTACATGGACATCAAGATCGGGAACAAGCCAGCCGGGCGTCTGCGATTCCTCCTGAGAGCCGACATCGTACCCATGACTGCAG AGAATTTCCGCTGCCTGTGCACCCACGAGAAGGGCTTCGGATACAAGGGCAGCAGCTTCCACAGGATCATCCCCCAGTTCATGTGCCAGGGGGGCGACTTCACCAACCACAACGGCACAGGCGGCAAGTCCATCTACGGGAAGAAATTTGACGACGAGAACTTCATACTGAAGCACACCGCCCCAG CTCAGCTGTCGATGGCGAACTCGGGTCCCAACAGCAATGGCTCCCAGTTCTTCATCACCTGTGACAAGACAGACTGGCTGGACGGGAAGCATGTGGTGTTCGGAGAGCTGATGGAGGGACTGGAGGTGCTGAGAGCCAtggag GCTCAGGGTTCGAAGGACGGCAAGACCAAGCAGAAGGTGATCATTTCAGACTGCGGGGAGTATGTGTGA
- the LOC117413347 gene encoding polyadenylate-binding protein 4-like isoform X3, giving the protein MPMSTFNSQQMVVCDENGSKGYAFVHFETQDAADRAIEKMNGMLLNDRKVFVGRFKSRKEREAELGAKAKEFTNVYVKNFGDDMSDETLQELFNAYGKTLSVKVMTDATGKSRGFGFVSYEKHEDASKAVEEMNGKELGGKLVFVGRAQKKVERQAELKRRFEQLQQERISRYQGVNLYIKNLDDTIDDEKLRQEFIPFGSITSTKVMLEEGRSKGFGFVCFSSPEEATKAVTEMNGRIVGSKPLYVALAQRKEERKAHLTNQYMQRIAGMRAMPANTILNQFQPAGGYFMPALPQAQNRATYYSPNQLAQVRPSPRWQQQGGRPQGGYQSVPNALRQSGPRPSLRHLGPSSNMQGPRVIPTGAHRGVAGSQPLGPRLPVTGPAPRAVPPYKYAATVRSAQPISMQQTQPAVLVQGQEPLTASMLAAAPPQEQKQMLGERLFPLIQSMHPSLAGKITGMLLEIDNSELLHMLESHESLRSKVEEAVAVLQAHQAKKDATQKVGVLPTATPTPAATS; this is encoded by the exons GTGGTGTGTGATGAGAACGGCTCCAAGGGCTACGCCTTCGTCCACTTTGAGACGCAGGATGCTGCGGACCGGGCCATCGAGAAGATGAACGGCATGCTGCTGAACGACCGCAAGGT GTTCGTGGGCCGGTTCAAGTCTCGGAAGGAGCGGGAGGCGGAGCTGGGGGCCAAAGCCAAGGAGTTCACCAACGTGTACGTGAAGAACTTCGGGGACGACATGAGCGACGAGACGCTGCAGGAGCTCTTCAACGCCTACG GTAAGACCCTGAGTGTGAAGGTGATGACCGACGCCACGGGCAAGTCAAGAGGCTTCGGATTCGTCAGCTACGAGAAGCACGAGGACGCCAGCAAG GCGGTGGAGGAGATGAATGGGAAGGAGCTCGGTGGGAAGCTGGTGTTCGTGGGGCGTGCTCAGAAGAAGGTGGAGCGGCAGGCGGAGCTGAAGAGGAGGTTCGAGCAGCTGCAGCAGGAGAGGATCAGCCGCTACCAg GGTGTGAATCTCTACATCAAGAATCTGGACGACACCATCGATGATGAGAAACTGCGCCAGGAGTTCATCCCCTTTGGCTCCATCACGAGCACCAAG GTCATGCTGGAGGAGGGCCGCTCAAAGGGCTTCGGGTTCGTGTGCTTCTCGTCGCCGGAGGAGGCCACCAAGGCGGTGACGGAGATGAACGGGCGCATCGTGGGCTCCAAGCCGCTGTACGTGGCGCTGGCTCAGCGCAAGGAGGAGCGCAAGGCCCACCTCACCAACCAGTACATGCAGCGCATCGCCGGCATGAGGGCCATGCCAGCCAACACCATCCTCAACCAGTTCCAGCCGGCCGGAGGCTACTTCATGCCAGCCCTGCCCCAG GCGCAGAACAGAGCAACCTACTACTCCCCTAACCAGCTGGCCCAGGTGAGACCGAGCCCGCGCTGGCAGCAGCAGGGAGGGAGGCCTCAAG gTGGGTACCAGTCTGTGCCCAACGCCCTGCGCCAGTCCGGCCCCCGACCCAGCCTGAGACACCTGGGACCCAGCAGCAACATGCAGGGGCCCCGCGTCATCCCCACCGGAGCACATAGAGGGG TGGCCGGCAGTCAGCCCCTGGGACCCCGCCTCCCTGTTACTGGCCCCGCCCCCCGTGCAGTCCCGCCCTACAAATACGCCGCCACAGTCCGGAGCGCtcagccaatcagcatgcagcag actcaGCCGGCTGTGCTCGTCCAGGGGCAGGAGCCCCTCACAGCCTCCATGCTGGCAGCAGCACCCCCCCAGGAGCAGAAACAGATGCTgg GGGAGCGTCTCTTCCCTCTGATCCAGTCCATGCACCCCAGCCTGGCTGGTAAGATCACCGGCATGCTGCTGGAGATCGACAACTCGGAGCTGCTGCACATGCTGGAGTCCCACGAGTCACTGCGCTCCAAG GTGGAGGAGGCCGTGGCTGTGCTGCAGGCTCACCAGGCCAAAAAGGACGCAACCCAGAAAGTGGGGGTCCTCCCCACGGCCACCCCAACCCCCGCCGCCACCTCCTAA